Proteins encoded by one window of Vigna radiata var. radiata cultivar VC1973A chromosome 5, Vradiata_ver6, whole genome shotgun sequence:
- the LOC106761132 gene encoding cytokinin dehydrogenase 6, with protein MSSCRKMRYPSFSLLREYNILFIRGLMVLFLSCLTIRLNFSISSIPSSLKALPLMGHFSFEEADLKHVARDFGNRYQSHPMAVLHPKSVSDIADTIKHIWNLGPGSHLTVAARGHGHSLQGQAQSHGGVVINMESLSVPEMQVYAGESPYVDVSGGELWINILHETLRYGLTPRSWTDYLHLTVGGTLSNAGVSGQAFRHGPQISNVQKLEIVTGTGEVVNCSEEQNGDLFHSVLGGLGQFGIITKARIFLEPAPTMVKWIRVLYADFTAFTRDQEKLIFAEEAFDYVEGFVIINRTGLLNNWRSSFNPQDPVQASKFKSDGRTLFCLELAKYYNLEETLVVNQEVEKHLSHLNHIPSTLFLTEVTYVDFLDRVHISEVKLRSKGLWDVPHPWLNLFIPKTKIHHFAEVVFGNIVTETSNGPVLIYPVNKSKWDNRTSVVIPDEDIFYLVAFLASAVPSSNGSDGLEHILSQNKKILEYCEKADLGVKQYLPHYTTQEAWRLHFASRWQIFQQRKSVYDPLAILAPGQQIFQKSITFS; from the exons ATGTCTTCGTGCAGAAAAATGAGATATCCATCGTTTAGCCTCCTCAGAGAATACAACATTCTCTTCATAAGAGGCCTCATGGTTTTGTTCCTCAGTTGCTTAACCATTAGGCTTAATTTCTCTATTTCCAGCATACCCTCTTCACTCAAAGCACTTCCCTTGATGGGACACTTCAGTTTTGAAGAAGCTGACCTTAAACATGTAGCCAGGGATTTTGGCAACAGGTACCAGTCTCACCCTATGGCAGTGTTGCATCCAAAATCAGTTTCTGACATTGCAGACACCATAAAGCATATCTGGAACTTGGGGCCTGGTTCTCATCTCACTGTTGCCGCCAGAGGCCATGGCCACTCACTCCAGGGCCAGGCACAGTCTCATGGAGGAGTCGTGATCAACATGGAGTCACTCAGTGTCCCAGAAATGCAGGTGTATGCAGGAGAATCTCCTTATGTGGATGTCTCGGGAGGAGAACTGTGGATAAACATCTTGCATGAGACACTAAGGTATGGATTGACACCAAGATCATGGACAGACTACTTACATCTCACAGTTGGTGGCACTTTATCCAACGCTGGTGTAAGTGGCCAGGCATTTAGGCATGGTCCCCAGATAAGTAATGTTCAGAAGCTGGAGATTGTTACAG GAACAGGAGAGGTGGTAAACTGTTCTGAGGAGCAGAATGGCGACCTCTTTCACAGTGTACTTGGAGGGCTAGGTCAGTTTGGCATTATAACAAAAGCAAGAATATTCCTGGAACCTGCACCTACCATG GTAAAATGGATCAGGGTGCTGTATGCAGATTTCACAGCATTCACTAGAGACCAAGAGAAACTGATATTTGCAGAAGAAGCTTTTGATTATGTTGAAGGATTTGTGATAATAAACAGAACCGGTCTGCTAAATAACTGGAGATCATCCTTCAACCCACAAGACCCAGTTCAAGCTAGCAAGTTCAAGTCAGATGGAAGAACTCTCTTCTGCCTTGAATTGGCCAAATACTACAATCTGGAAGAAACCCTTGTGGTGAATCAG GAAGTTGAGAAACATTTGTCCCACTTAAACCATATCCCATCAACACTTTTCCTAACAGAAGTCACATATGTAGATTTTCTAGACAGGGTGCATATCTCAGAGGTCAAGTTGCGTTCAAAAGGCTTGTGGGATGTTCCCCACCCATGGCTCAATCTTTTTatacccaaaaccaaaatacacCATTTTGCAGAGGTTGTCTTTGGGAACATCGTAACAGAAACCAGCAACGGCCCTGTCCTTATCTACCCAGTAAATAAATCAAA ATGGGACAACAGAACTTCTGTTGTTATACCAGATGAAGATATTTTCTACTTGGTGGCATTTCTTGCCTCTGCAGTGCCCTCTTCCAATGGTTCTGATGGGCTTGAACACATTCTGAGTCAGAACAAAAAGATTTTAGAGTATTGTGAAAAAGCTGATCTTGGGGTAAAGCAATACTTGCCACACTACACTACACAGGAAGCATGGAGGCTGCACTTTGCTTCTCGCTGGCAGATTTTCCAGCAAAGAAAATCAGTTTATGACCCTTTGGCTATACTTGCCCCAGGccaacaaatttttcaaaaatcaataaCCTTCTCATGA